From a single Micromonospora carbonacea genomic region:
- a CDS encoding Fpg/Nei family DNA glycosylase encodes MPEGDTVWNTARVLGRALDGARLTASDFRVPRLAGTDLAGWTVRESASRGKHLLLRLAAPAPVDPGSGPAGRSATHGPGGVTGWTLHSHLRMDGAWRAYAPGERWTGRPAHLIRVVLRAPDAVAVGYHLHELALVPTAEEDALVGHLGPDLLGADWDPAEAVRRLAAAPEATIGEALLDQRNLAGVGNLYKCEVLFLRGLSPWTPVGAVPDLAGTVALAQRLLAANRGRWTQSTTGSLRRGETSYVYGRRAQPCRRCGTAIRREELGERVTYWCPVCQPDPPGRPAPPPTATGAEPPVPTP; translated from the coding sequence ATGCCCGAAGGCGACACCGTCTGGAACACCGCCCGCGTGCTGGGGCGGGCGCTCGACGGTGCCCGGCTGACCGCGTCCGACTTCCGGGTGCCCCGGCTGGCGGGCACCGACCTGGCCGGCTGGACGGTGCGCGAGTCGGCGAGCCGGGGCAAGCACCTGCTGCTGCGGCTCGCCGCCCCCGCGCCGGTCGACCCCGGCTCCGGCCCCGCCGGGCGGTCGGCGACGCACGGGCCTGGTGGGGTCACCGGCTGGACGCTGCACTCGCACCTGCGGATGGACGGGGCGTGGCGGGCGTACGCGCCGGGGGAACGCTGGACGGGCCGGCCCGCGCACCTGATCCGGGTGGTGCTGCGCGCCCCCGACGCGGTCGCCGTGGGCTACCACCTGCACGAGCTGGCGCTGGTGCCGACCGCCGAGGAGGACGCCCTCGTCGGCCACCTCGGGCCGGACCTGCTCGGCGCGGACTGGGACCCGGCCGAGGCAGTCCGCCGGCTCGCCGCCGCGCCGGAGGCGACGATCGGCGAGGCGCTGCTCGACCAGCGCAACCTGGCCGGGGTGGGCAACCTCTACAAGTGCGAGGTGCTGTTCCTGCGCGGGCTGTCGCCGTGGACGCCGGTCGGCGCGGTGCCCGACCTGGCCGGCACGGTGGCGCTCGCCCAGCGGCTGCTGGCCGCCAACCGGGGGCGGTGGACGCAGAGCACCACCGGGTCGCTGCGCCGGGGCGAGACGAGCTACGTGTACGGCCGGCGCGCCCAGCCGTGCCGCCGCTGCGGCACGGCGATCCGCCGGGAGGAGCTGGGCGAGCGGGTCACCTACTGGTGCCCGGTCTGCCAGCCGGACCCGCCCGGGCGGCCCGCGCCGCCGCCGACCGCGACAGGGGCCGAGCCGCCCGTGCCAACACCCTGA